A portion of the Glycine max cultivar Williams 82 chromosome 10, Glycine_max_v4.0, whole genome shotgun sequence genome contains these proteins:
- the LOC100784528 gene encoding RNA polymerase II-associated protein 3-like isoform X3, protein MLLTGSVGVEKASKGDTISFDRARNSPGQYDLSRINDPFNRVHSSFVPEDVPDAVSEKDLGNEFFKQKKFKEARDCYSRSIALSPTAVAYANRAMANIKLRRFQEAEDDCTEALNLDDRYIKAYSRRATARKELGKIKESMDDAAFALRLEPNNQEIKKQYADAKSLYEKDILQKASGALRSTVQGTQKSQKSEEKINGGSIQPISHSTQKSGLAEVNHHKKDNEQQILVKESLLTEDVDSRETKARSRPQSQGGDGSKEGLSASNSLEQRNHSITKLEMKASVQQLASRAASRVVAEAAKNVTPPTTAYQFEVSWRAFSGDLALQARLLKAISPHELPKIFKNALSSAILIEIIKCLASFFTEDMDLVVSYLEHLTKVPRFDVIVMCLSSTNKDDIRKIWDEVFSSEATPIEYAEILDNLRSKFGLGQ, encoded by the exons ATGTTG CTTACTGGATCCGTGGGTGTGGAGAAGGCATCAAAAGGAGATACCATTTCTTTTGATCGTGCAAGAAATTCTCCAGGACAGTATGATTTGTCAAGAATTAATGATCCTTTCAATCGTGTGCATAGTAGTTTTGTTCCTGAAGATGTTCCTGATGCTGTTTCTGAGAAAGATCTG GGTAATGAGTTTTTCAAGCAGAAAAAGTTTAAGGAAGCTAGAGACTGCTATTCAAGGAGCATTGCCTTATCACCAACAGCTGTCGCATATGCAAATAGGGCAATGGCCAATATCAAGCTCAGAAG ATTCCAAGAGGCTGAGGATGACTGCACAGAGGCCTTAAATCTTGATGATCGTTACATAAAAGCATACTCACGAAGAGCAACGGCTAGAAAAGAACttggaaaaattaaagaatcgATGGACG ATGCTGCATTTGCCTTGAGGTTGGAACCAAACAATCAAGAAATCAAGAAACAGTATGCTGATGCTAAGTCTTTGTATGAGAAA GATATTCTTCAGAAAGCCTCAGGGGCTCTGAGAAGCACTGTTCAGGGAACTCAAAAATCTCAAAAGTCAGaggaaaaaattaatggaggcaGCATCCAACCCATTTCACATAGTACTCAAAAGTCTGGACTAGCTGAAGTTAATCATCATAAAAAG GATAATGAACAGCAAATACTTGTTAAAGAATCACTCTTAACAGAGGATGTTGATAGCAGAGAAACAAAAGCCAGAAGCAGGCCTCAATCACAAGGAGGCGATGGCTCTAAAGAAGGTTTGAGTGCAAGCAACAGTTTGGAGCAG aGAAATCACAGCATTACTAAGCTGGAAATGAAAGCATCTGTGCAACAGCTTGCTTCTCGTGCTGCTTCTAGAGTCGTGGCTGAAGCTGCCAAAAATGTAACCCCTCCAACTACAGCTTATCAGTTTGAGGTCTCCTGGAGAGCATTTTCAGGTGATCTTGCTCTGCAGGCTCGTCTATTAAAG GCTATATCTCCCCATGAATTACCGAAAATATTCAAAAATGCCTTATCTTCTGCCATACTAATTGAGATCATCAAGTGTCTTGCATCTTTTTTCAC GGAGGACATGGATCTGGTTGTCAGTTATTTGGAGCATTTGACCAAGGTACCAAGATTTGACGTGATTGTAATGTGCCTTTCATCAACAAATAAGGATG ACATACGCAAGATCTGGGATGAAGTGTTCAGTAGTGAGGCAACACCAATTGAGTATGCAGAGATTCTGGACAACCTCCGATCAAAGTTCGGCCTTGGACAGTGA
- the LOC100784528 gene encoding RNA polymerase II-associated protein 3-like, protein MDFQGFLNDLQDWELSRKDKTRAQKENLTGSVGVEKASKGDTISFDRARNSPGQYDLSRINDPFNRVHSSFVPEDVPDAVSEKDLGNEFFKQKKFKEARDCYSRSIALSPTAVAYANRAMANIKLRRFQEAEDDCTEALNLDDRYIKAYSRRATARKELGKIKESMDDAAFALRLEPNNQEIKKQYADAKSLYEKDILQKASGALRSTVQGTQKSQKSEEKINGGSIQPISHSTQKSGLAEVNHHKKDNEQQILVKESLLTEDVDSRETKARSRPQSQGGDGSKEGLSASNSLEQRNHSITKLEMKASVQQLASRAASRVVAEAAKNVTPPTTAYQFEVSWRAFSGDLALQARLLKAISPHELPKIFKNALSSAILIEIIKCLASFFTEDMDLVVSYLEHLTKVPRFDVIVMCLSSTNKDDIRKIWDEVFSSEATPIEYAEILDNLRSKFGLGQ, encoded by the exons ATG GATTTCCAGGGATTCCTAAACGACTTGCAGGATTGGGAACTTTCTAGAAAGGATAAAACACGAGCACAAAAGGAAAAT CTTACTGGATCCGTGGGTGTGGAGAAGGCATCAAAAGGAGATACCATTTCTTTTGATCGTGCAAGAAATTCTCCAGGACAGTATGATTTGTCAAGAATTAATGATCCTTTCAATCGTGTGCATAGTAGTTTTGTTCCTGAAGATGTTCCTGATGCTGTTTCTGAGAAAGATCTG GGTAATGAGTTTTTCAAGCAGAAAAAGTTTAAGGAAGCTAGAGACTGCTATTCAAGGAGCATTGCCTTATCACCAACAGCTGTCGCATATGCAAATAGGGCAATGGCCAATATCAAGCTCAGAAG ATTCCAAGAGGCTGAGGATGACTGCACAGAGGCCTTAAATCTTGATGATCGTTACATAAAAGCATACTCACGAAGAGCAACGGCTAGAAAAGAACttggaaaaattaaagaatcgATGGACG ATGCTGCATTTGCCTTGAGGTTGGAACCAAACAATCAAGAAATCAAGAAACAGTATGCTGATGCTAAGTCTTTGTATGAGAAA GATATTCTTCAGAAAGCCTCAGGGGCTCTGAGAAGCACTGTTCAGGGAACTCAAAAATCTCAAAAGTCAGaggaaaaaattaatggaggcaGCATCCAACCCATTTCACATAGTACTCAAAAGTCTGGACTAGCTGAAGTTAATCATCATAAAAAG GATAATGAACAGCAAATACTTGTTAAAGAATCACTCTTAACAGAGGATGTTGATAGCAGAGAAACAAAAGCCAGAAGCAGGCCTCAATCACAAGGAGGCGATGGCTCTAAAGAAGGTTTGAGTGCAAGCAACAGTTTGGAGCAG aGAAATCACAGCATTACTAAGCTGGAAATGAAAGCATCTGTGCAACAGCTTGCTTCTCGTGCTGCTTCTAGAGTCGTGGCTGAAGCTGCCAAAAATGTAACCCCTCCAACTACAGCTTATCAGTTTGAGGTCTCCTGGAGAGCATTTTCAGGTGATCTTGCTCTGCAGGCTCGTCTATTAAAG GCTATATCTCCCCATGAATTACCGAAAATATTCAAAAATGCCTTATCTTCTGCCATACTAATTGAGATCATCAAGTGTCTTGCATCTTTTTTCAC GGAGGACATGGATCTGGTTGTCAGTTATTTGGAGCATTTGACCAAGGTACCAAGATTTGACGTGATTGTAATGTGCCTTTCATCAACAAATAAGGATG ACATACGCAAGATCTGGGATGAAGTGTTCAGTAGTGAGGCAACACCAATTGAGTATGCAGAGATTCTGGACAACCTCCGATCAAAGTTCGGCCTTGGACAGTGA
- the LOC100784528 gene encoding RNA polymerase II-associated protein 3-like isoform X2: protein MLASSSQLTGSVGVEKASKGDTISFDRARNSPGQYDLSRINDPFNRVHSSFVPEDVPDAVSEKDLGNEFFKQKKFKEARDCYSRSIALSPTAVAYANRAMANIKLRRFQEAEDDCTEALNLDDRYIKAYSRRATARKELGKIKESMDDAAFALRLEPNNQEIKKQYADAKSLYEKDILQKASGALRSTVQGTQKSQKSEEKINGGSIQPISHSTQKSGLAEVNHHKKDNEQQILVKESLLTEDVDSRETKARSRPQSQGGDGSKEGLSASNSLEQRNHSITKLEMKASVQQLASRAASRVVAEAAKNVTPPTTAYQFEVSWRAFSGDLALQARLLKAISPHELPKIFKNALSSAILIEIIKCLASFFTEDMDLVVSYLEHLTKVPRFDVIVMCLSSTNKDDIRKIWDEVFSSEATPIEYAEILDNLRSKFGLGQ, encoded by the exons ATGTTG GCTTCATCTTCACAGCTTACTGGATCCGTGGGTGTGGAGAAGGCATCAAAAGGAGATACCATTTCTTTTGATCGTGCAAGAAATTCTCCAGGACAGTATGATTTGTCAAGAATTAATGATCCTTTCAATCGTGTGCATAGTAGTTTTGTTCCTGAAGATGTTCCTGATGCTGTTTCTGAGAAAGATCTG GGTAATGAGTTTTTCAAGCAGAAAAAGTTTAAGGAAGCTAGAGACTGCTATTCAAGGAGCATTGCCTTATCACCAACAGCTGTCGCATATGCAAATAGGGCAATGGCCAATATCAAGCTCAGAAG ATTCCAAGAGGCTGAGGATGACTGCACAGAGGCCTTAAATCTTGATGATCGTTACATAAAAGCATACTCACGAAGAGCAACGGCTAGAAAAGAACttggaaaaattaaagaatcgATGGACG ATGCTGCATTTGCCTTGAGGTTGGAACCAAACAATCAAGAAATCAAGAAACAGTATGCTGATGCTAAGTCTTTGTATGAGAAA GATATTCTTCAGAAAGCCTCAGGGGCTCTGAGAAGCACTGTTCAGGGAACTCAAAAATCTCAAAAGTCAGaggaaaaaattaatggaggcaGCATCCAACCCATTTCACATAGTACTCAAAAGTCTGGACTAGCTGAAGTTAATCATCATAAAAAG GATAATGAACAGCAAATACTTGTTAAAGAATCACTCTTAACAGAGGATGTTGATAGCAGAGAAACAAAAGCCAGAAGCAGGCCTCAATCACAAGGAGGCGATGGCTCTAAAGAAGGTTTGAGTGCAAGCAACAGTTTGGAGCAG aGAAATCACAGCATTACTAAGCTGGAAATGAAAGCATCTGTGCAACAGCTTGCTTCTCGTGCTGCTTCTAGAGTCGTGGCTGAAGCTGCCAAAAATGTAACCCCTCCAACTACAGCTTATCAGTTTGAGGTCTCCTGGAGAGCATTTTCAGGTGATCTTGCTCTGCAGGCTCGTCTATTAAAG GCTATATCTCCCCATGAATTACCGAAAATATTCAAAAATGCCTTATCTTCTGCCATACTAATTGAGATCATCAAGTGTCTTGCATCTTTTTTCAC GGAGGACATGGATCTGGTTGTCAGTTATTTGGAGCATTTGACCAAGGTACCAAGATTTGACGTGATTGTAATGTGCCTTTCATCAACAAATAAGGATG ACATACGCAAGATCTGGGATGAAGTGTTCAGTAGTGAGGCAACACCAATTGAGTATGCAGAGATTCTGGACAACCTCCGATCAAAGTTCGGCCTTGGACAGTGA
- the LOC100784528 gene encoding RNA polymerase II-associated protein 3-like isoform X1, giving the protein MDFQGFLNDLQDWELSRKDKTRAQKENASSSQLTGSVGVEKASKGDTISFDRARNSPGQYDLSRINDPFNRVHSSFVPEDVPDAVSEKDLGNEFFKQKKFKEARDCYSRSIALSPTAVAYANRAMANIKLRRFQEAEDDCTEALNLDDRYIKAYSRRATARKELGKIKESMDDAAFALRLEPNNQEIKKQYADAKSLYEKDILQKASGALRSTVQGTQKSQKSEEKINGGSIQPISHSTQKSGLAEVNHHKKDNEQQILVKESLLTEDVDSRETKARSRPQSQGGDGSKEGLSASNSLEQRNHSITKLEMKASVQQLASRAASRVVAEAAKNVTPPTTAYQFEVSWRAFSGDLALQARLLKAISPHELPKIFKNALSSAILIEIIKCLASFFTEDMDLVVSYLEHLTKVPRFDVIVMCLSSTNKDDIRKIWDEVFSSEATPIEYAEILDNLRSKFGLGQ; this is encoded by the exons ATG GATTTCCAGGGATTCCTAAACGACTTGCAGGATTGGGAACTTTCTAGAAAGGATAAAACACGAGCACAAAAGGAAAAT GCTTCATCTTCACAGCTTACTGGATCCGTGGGTGTGGAGAAGGCATCAAAAGGAGATACCATTTCTTTTGATCGTGCAAGAAATTCTCCAGGACAGTATGATTTGTCAAGAATTAATGATCCTTTCAATCGTGTGCATAGTAGTTTTGTTCCTGAAGATGTTCCTGATGCTGTTTCTGAGAAAGATCTG GGTAATGAGTTTTTCAAGCAGAAAAAGTTTAAGGAAGCTAGAGACTGCTATTCAAGGAGCATTGCCTTATCACCAACAGCTGTCGCATATGCAAATAGGGCAATGGCCAATATCAAGCTCAGAAG ATTCCAAGAGGCTGAGGATGACTGCACAGAGGCCTTAAATCTTGATGATCGTTACATAAAAGCATACTCACGAAGAGCAACGGCTAGAAAAGAACttggaaaaattaaagaatcgATGGACG ATGCTGCATTTGCCTTGAGGTTGGAACCAAACAATCAAGAAATCAAGAAACAGTATGCTGATGCTAAGTCTTTGTATGAGAAA GATATTCTTCAGAAAGCCTCAGGGGCTCTGAGAAGCACTGTTCAGGGAACTCAAAAATCTCAAAAGTCAGaggaaaaaattaatggaggcaGCATCCAACCCATTTCACATAGTACTCAAAAGTCTGGACTAGCTGAAGTTAATCATCATAAAAAG GATAATGAACAGCAAATACTTGTTAAAGAATCACTCTTAACAGAGGATGTTGATAGCAGAGAAACAAAAGCCAGAAGCAGGCCTCAATCACAAGGAGGCGATGGCTCTAAAGAAGGTTTGAGTGCAAGCAACAGTTTGGAGCAG aGAAATCACAGCATTACTAAGCTGGAAATGAAAGCATCTGTGCAACAGCTTGCTTCTCGTGCTGCTTCTAGAGTCGTGGCTGAAGCTGCCAAAAATGTAACCCCTCCAACTACAGCTTATCAGTTTGAGGTCTCCTGGAGAGCATTTTCAGGTGATCTTGCTCTGCAGGCTCGTCTATTAAAG GCTATATCTCCCCATGAATTACCGAAAATATTCAAAAATGCCTTATCTTCTGCCATACTAATTGAGATCATCAAGTGTCTTGCATCTTTTTTCAC GGAGGACATGGATCTGGTTGTCAGTTATTTGGAGCATTTGACCAAGGTACCAAGATTTGACGTGATTGTAATGTGCCTTTCATCAACAAATAAGGATG ACATACGCAAGATCTGGGATGAAGTGTTCAGTAGTGAGGCAACACCAATTGAGTATGCAGAGATTCTGGACAACCTCCGATCAAAGTTCGGCCTTGGACAGTGA